In Kitasatospora gansuensis, a genomic segment contains:
- the lysA gene encoding diaminopimelate decarboxylase: protein MTTAIPGPRIAAVAEEFGTPVWIYDAERIRRQIARLRQFDTIRFAQKACSNTHLLRLMREQGVAVDSVSLGEIERALKAGYRPDGADEPIVFTADLLDRATLARVVELGIPVNAGSPQMLEQLGEAAPGHPVWIRINPGFGHGHSRKTNTGGEQSKHGIWHEHLASALALVDRYRLDLTGFHMHIGSGVDYGHLEAVCETMVKQVRLSGHDVRAISAGGGLSVPYAAGQPEVDTDRYFRIWDAARRELAGELGHPVRLEIEPGRFLVADSGVLAAEVRAQKPVGSNHFVLVDAGFNDLMRPAMYGSAHRVTVLRDGAEVGAPLIDTVLAGPLCESGDVFTQEPGGDVLPVPLPRVEIGDLAVFHDTGAYGASMSSTYNTRPLIPEVLVDGPETRLIRRRQTVEDLLALED, encoded by the coding sequence ATGACCACCGCAATACCCGGCCCCCGGATCGCCGCCGTCGCCGAGGAGTTCGGCACCCCGGTCTGGATCTACGACGCGGAGCGCATCCGGCGTCAGATCGCCAGGCTCCGGCAGTTCGACACCATCAGGTTCGCCCAGAAGGCCTGCTCCAACACCCACCTGCTCCGGCTGATGCGCGAGCAGGGCGTCGCGGTGGACTCGGTCTCGCTCGGCGAGATCGAGCGGGCGCTCAAGGCCGGCTACCGGCCGGACGGCGCCGACGAGCCGATCGTCTTCACCGCCGACCTGCTGGACCGGGCCACCCTGGCCCGGGTGGTCGAGCTCGGCATCCCGGTCAACGCGGGCTCCCCGCAGATGCTCGAACAGCTCGGCGAGGCGGCCCCGGGCCACCCGGTCTGGATCCGGATCAACCCCGGGTTCGGCCACGGCCACAGCCGCAAGACCAACACCGGCGGCGAGCAGAGCAAGCACGGCATCTGGCACGAGCACCTGGCCTCGGCGCTCGCGCTGGTCGACCGGTACCGCCTCGACCTGACCGGCTTCCACATGCACATCGGCTCCGGGGTGGACTACGGCCACCTGGAGGCGGTCTGCGAGACCATGGTCAAGCAGGTCAGGCTCTCCGGCCACGACGTCCGCGCCATCTCGGCCGGCGGCGGCCTCTCCGTCCCGTACGCCGCCGGGCAGCCCGAGGTGGACACCGACCGCTACTTCCGGATCTGGGACGCCGCCCGCCGCGAACTGGCCGGTGAACTCGGCCACCCCGTCCGGCTGGAGATCGAGCCCGGCCGCTTCCTGGTCGCCGACTCGGGCGTGCTGGCCGCCGAGGTGCGGGCCCAGAAGCCGGTCGGCAGCAACCACTTCGTGCTGGTCGACGCGGGCTTCAACGACCTGATGCGCCCCGCCATGTACGGCAGCGCGCACCGGGTCACCGTGCTCCGCGACGGCGCCGAGGTCGGCGCCCCGCTGATCGACACCGTGCTGGCCGGGCCGCTCTGCGAGTCCGGCGACGTGTTCACCCAGGAGCCCGGCGGCGACGTGCTCCCCGTCCCGCTGCCCCGGGTCGAGATCGGCGACCTCGCGGTCTTCCACGACACCGGCGCCTACGGCGCGAGCATGTCCTCGACCTACAACACCCGCCCGCTGATCCCCGAGGTGCTGGTCGACGGCCCGGAGACCCGGCTGATCCGCCGCCGCCAGACCGTCGAGGACCTGCTCGCCCTCGAGGACTGA
- a CDS encoding VOC family protein encodes MRVSLRQIVVDCREPRVLVRFWAGVIGGEPVDRERGWSHVEAPGFGRLAFQPVPEGKAGKNRLHLDLAVDDVDAAARLAVGLGATRAGELLRDDQGAFQTMRDPEGNEFCFVSA; translated from the coding sequence ATGCGAGTGAGCCTGCGTCAGATCGTGGTGGACTGCCGGGAGCCGAGGGTGCTGGTGCGGTTCTGGGCCGGGGTGATCGGCGGGGAGCCGGTGGACCGGGAGCGGGGGTGGTCGCACGTCGAGGCGCCCGGCTTCGGGCGGCTCGCGTTCCAGCCGGTGCCCGAGGGCAAGGCCGGGAAGAACCGGCTGCACCTCGACCTCGCGGTGGACGACGTCGACGCGGCCGCCCGGCTGGCGGTCGGCCTCGGCGCCACCCGGGCCGGGGAGCTGCTGCGGGACGACCAGGGGGCGTTCCAGACCATGCGCGACCCGGAGGGCAACGAGTTCTGCTTCGTCAGCGCCTGA
- a CDS encoding ABC transporter ATP-binding protein, whose product MTAPATLLSARGLRKNFGLTPALEDASVSVAAGELVAVMGPSGSGKSTLLHCLAGISRPDGGSVAYRGRELTGCTDAELSALRRTEFGFLFQFGQLVPELSCLENVALPLRLNGMRRPAAEARARDWLERLEVGDVAAQRPGEVSGGQGQRVGVARALITEPSVVFADEPTGALDSLNGERVMALLASAAKDTGAAIVLVTHEPRVAAYADREVVVRDGRTQALAAAA is encoded by the coding sequence ATGACCGCACCTGCCACGCTGCTCTCGGCCCGAGGGCTGCGCAAGAACTTCGGGCTGACGCCCGCGCTGGAGGACGCCTCGGTCTCGGTGGCGGCGGGTGAACTCGTCGCCGTGATGGGGCCGTCTGGGTCGGGGAAGTCCACGTTGCTGCACTGTCTGGCGGGGATCAGTCGGCCGGACGGCGGGAGTGTGGCGTACCGGGGGCGGGAGTTGACCGGGTGCACGGATGCCGAGCTGAGTGCGCTGCGGCGGACCGAGTTCGGCTTCCTGTTCCAGTTCGGGCAGCTGGTACCGGAGTTGAGCTGCCTGGAGAACGTGGCGCTGCCGCTGCGGCTGAACGGGATGCGGCGGCCGGCCGCCGAGGCCAGGGCGCGGGATTGGCTGGAGCGGCTGGAGGTCGGGGACGTGGCGGCGCAGCGGCCGGGCGAGGTGTCCGGTGGGCAGGGCCAACGGGTGGGCGTGGCACGGGCGTTGATCACCGAACCGTCGGTGGTGTTCGCGGACGAGCCGACCGGCGCGCTGGACTCGCTGAACGGTGAGCGGGTGATGGCGCTGCTGGCGAGCGCCGCGAAGGACACCGGCGCGGCGATCGTGCTGGTCACCCACGAGCCCCGGGTGGCCGCGTACGCGGACCGCGAGGTCGTGGTCAGGGACGGTCGCACCCAGGCCCTGGCGGCGGCCGCATGA
- a CDS encoding FtsX-like permease family protein: MSAPTLERPAPPPGDRVRSRLLAQFALGARLALGSGREGWGRLLLTAAGVGLGVALLLFTASFPGIVQQRNHRLYVQNDTFEDERAAPSDHSVLVAGADTTYRDRPIRGRVVQPEGQRAALPPGLAAFPGPGRMAVSPALADLLNEPGSRLLRERLPYPVTGTIGPDGLLGPGQYAFVLGGSGLSVDGGAHRITEYGHFSPPKPMDPRLVLLNVVGLMVMLAPVGVFLAAAARFGGERRDRRLAALRLAGADRRMTARLAAGESLVGSVLGLVAGAALFLIGRQLIERLTVAGFSFYASDISPEPLIAVAVALVVPALAVLVTLLAMRRVTVDPLGVVRRSGADKRRLWWRLALLLLGLLVVGAAMALPSGYNPAGDARDDLFNPVQDTRGSLLVSFGVLLMLAAVCTLLPWLVEAVIRRAGGGSLSWQLAVRRLQLGAGPAATAVSGVVVTVAGAIALQTLFLSVSDHFTSQRTPPAAYRYQQSVDFPGAGADAAALAARLGRSPGVAGTLGYAEFYLAGPAGREWDGTVVRVADCAALAELATLSGCRDGDAYLTGPTGGSGQAEPVVVAGSQVRAQYFQGEGEAPAWTVPAITATVPSRLGVSPFGTPRTGGQLLLTPGAVPAGVLRGQPATVLVTMSAGTAEQADQADQADQAEQAEQLITDAMVISPQARTGFPLTFEADHTYLAVKRVLTAGAGLTLLLVSLSLLVGQLERLREQRRILGVLYAFGTRRRVLALSVLWQTAIPMALGLALAAAGGVLMGAVLQYTAGLDFAFDWGSMLTLSGVAAASVLLVTTAGLPLVLRLMRPSGLRHE, from the coding sequence ATGAGCGCCCCGACTCTGGAGAGGCCCGCGCCGCCGCCCGGCGACCGGGTCAGGTCCCGGCTGCTGGCGCAGTTCGCGCTCGGCGCCCGGCTCGCGCTGGGCAGCGGACGGGAGGGCTGGGGCCGGCTGCTGCTGACCGCCGCCGGGGTCGGCCTCGGGGTGGCGCTGCTGCTGTTCACCGCCTCCTTTCCCGGCATCGTCCAGCAGCGCAACCACCGGCTCTACGTGCAGAACGACACCTTCGAGGACGAGCGGGCCGCCCCGAGCGACCACAGCGTGCTGGTCGCCGGTGCGGACACCACGTACCGGGACCGCCCGATCCGGGGACGGGTGGTGCAGCCCGAGGGGCAGCGGGCCGCCCTCCCACCGGGCCTGGCCGCCTTCCCGGGGCCGGGGCGGATGGCCGTCTCGCCCGCGCTCGCGGACCTGCTGAACGAGCCAGGGAGCCGACTGCTCAGGGAGCGGCTGCCGTACCCGGTGACCGGCACGATCGGCCCGGACGGGCTGCTCGGCCCCGGCCAGTACGCCTTCGTGCTGGGCGGCTCGGGCCTGTCGGTGGACGGTGGGGCGCACCGGATCACCGAGTACGGGCACTTCTCGCCGCCCAAGCCGATGGACCCCCGGCTGGTGCTGCTCAACGTGGTCGGGCTGATGGTGATGCTGGCGCCGGTCGGGGTGTTCCTGGCGGCGGCCGCGCGGTTCGGCGGCGAGCGCCGGGACCGGCGGCTGGCCGCGCTCCGGCTGGCCGGGGCGGACCGGCGGATGACCGCCCGGCTGGCCGCGGGCGAGTCACTGGTCGGCTCGGTGCTCGGGCTCGTCGCCGGGGCGGCGCTGTTCCTGATCGGGCGTCAGCTGATCGAGCGGCTGACCGTGGCGGGGTTCAGCTTCTACGCCTCCGACATCTCGCCCGAGCCGCTGATCGCGGTCGCGGTGGCGCTGGTGGTGCCCGCGCTGGCCGTCCTGGTCACGCTGCTGGCGATGCGCCGGGTCACGGTGGACCCGCTCGGGGTGGTGCGGCGCAGCGGTGCGGACAAGCGCCGGCTGTGGTGGCGGCTGGCCCTGCTGCTGCTCGGGCTGCTGGTGGTCGGCGCGGCGATGGCGCTGCCCAGCGGGTACAACCCGGCCGGTGACGCCCGCGACGACCTGTTCAACCCGGTGCAGGACACCAGGGGTTCGCTGCTGGTCTCGTTCGGTGTGCTGCTGATGCTGGCGGCGGTCTGCACCCTGCTGCCCTGGCTGGTCGAGGCGGTGATCCGGCGGGCCGGGGGCGGTTCGCTGTCCTGGCAGCTGGCGGTCCGCCGGCTCCAGCTCGGCGCCGGTCCGGCCGCCACCGCCGTGAGCGGGGTGGTGGTGACGGTGGCCGGGGCGATCGCGCTGCAGACGCTGTTCCTCAGCGTCAGCGACCACTTCACCTCGCAGCGGACGCCCCCGGCGGCCTACCGCTACCAGCAGAGCGTGGACTTTCCCGGCGCCGGAGCCGACGCGGCCGCGCTGGCCGCCCGGCTCGGCCGCTCGCCCGGGGTGGCCGGGACGCTCGGCTACGCCGAGTTCTACCTGGCCGGTCCGGCGGGGCGGGAGTGGGACGGCACCGTGGTGCGGGTCGCCGACTGCGCGGCGCTGGCCGAGCTGGCGACCCTGTCCGGCTGCCGGGACGGCGACGCCTATCTGACCGGGCCGACCGGCGGGAGCGGCCAGGCCGAGCCGGTGGTGGTGGCGGGCAGTCAGGTCCGGGCCCAGTACTTCCAGGGCGAGGGCGAGGCACCGGCCTGGACGGTGCCCGCGATCACCGCCACCGTGCCGTCCCGGCTCGGCGTCTCGCCGTTCGGGACGCCGCGGACGGGCGGTCAGCTGCTGCTGACCCCGGGCGCGGTCCCGGCCGGCGTGCTGCGCGGACAGCCCGCGACCGTCCTGGTGACGATGTCCGCCGGGACGGCCGAGCAAGCCGACCAGGCCGACCAGGCCGACCAGGCCGAGCAAGCCGAGCAGCTGATCACGGACGCCATGGTGATCTCCCCGCAGGCCCGGACCGGCTTCCCGCTCACCTTCGAGGCGGACCACACCTATCTCGCCGTCAAGCGGGTGCTCACCGCCGGAGCCGGGCTGACCCTGCTGCTGGTCAGCCTGAGCCTGCTGGTCGGCCAGTTGGAACGGCTCCGGGAGCAGCGCCGGATCCTGGGCGTGCTGTACGCCTTCGGCACCCGGCGCCGGGTGCTGGCGCTGTCCGTGCTGTGGCAGACCGCGATCCCGATGGCCCTCGGGCTGGCGCTGGCCGCGGCGGGCGGGGTGCTGATGGGCGCGGTGCTCCAGTACACGGCCGGGCTGGACTTCGCCTTCGACTGGGGCTCGATGCTGACCCTGTCGGGCGTGGCGGCCGCCTCGGTCCTGCTGGTCACCACGGCCGGGCTGCCGCTGGTGCTCCGGCTGATGCGGCCCAGCGGGCTGCGGCACGAGTAG